Proteins encoded in a region of the Perca fluviatilis chromosome 6, GENO_Pfluv_1.0, whole genome shotgun sequence genome:
- the si:ch211-113d22.2 gene encoding uncharacterized protein si:ch211-113d22.2 isoform X1: protein MKTALVLLLLISLACHSALSCSVCKGHTLKCHTCVASNDDDCNRQGSTSCPQYADACSTITGPSTVMKSCTYKAFCDKAHGVSSGAKMDCCFGDDCNGPHRSHSHGDHHRNGAGAVASSPVLLITALLLRVAVSQL, encoded by the exons ATGAAGACTGCCCTGGTCCTGCTGCTGCTCATCTCTCTGGCCTGCCACA GTGCTCTCTCCTGTTCTGTCTGTAAAGGCCACACCCTCAAATGTCACACGTGCGTGGCGTCCAATGATGACGACTGTAATCGACAGGGCTCCACCTCCTGCCCTCAGTACGCTGACGCCTGCTCCACCATCACAGGACCCA GCACCGTGATGAAGTCGTGCACGTACAAGGCTTTCTGCGACAAGGCTCATGGCGTCAGCTCCGGAGCAAAGATGGACTGCTGTTTTGGCGACGACTGTAATGGGCCCCACCGGAGCCACAGCCATGGGGATCACCATCGCAACGGCGCAGGGGCTGTGGCCTCCAGCCCTGTCCTGCTGATCACGGCCCTGCTGCTGCGTGTGGCCGTCAGTCAGCTGTAA
- the si:ch211-204d2.4 gene encoding pleckstrin homology domain-containing family A member 2, with protein MPYVDRLNRVCGFLDIEEKENSCRFQRRYFILDTQENALLWYMDNPQNLPSGASFVGSLKLTYISKVSEATAKQKPKTEFCFVINAVSRRYFLQANDVTDMRDWVAALNKASKITVPKSGPAPPRSDVSAVISDTQGGKRQHAYKTEIIGGVVVHTTIQNECEETEGRERKGNRPGVLRCGYCVKQGNVRKSWKRRFFTLDDNAVSYYKSEMDKEPLRAVPLRDIQKVHECLVKSGDLLLRDNLFEIITSSRTFYIQTDSPEEMHGWIRDVEMKIQDFRGPPKGFSFKRASSLYRSPNASSAPRGQQSDERRPPLVKSCSVAPGWQPWTPVPPCEPSILDAEDEDSAFSSVPTLPSLSSSSTSSSTSSSSNSLSAPIPCPNAPPAASISGLGILTASGDVASGRRRHRSQPQPHTGCSFPFSLDDDSLRTTDV; from the exons ATGCCATACGTGGACCGGCTGAACCGCGTATGCGGCTTCCTGGACATCGAGGAGAAGGAGAACAGCTGCCGCTTCCAGAGGCGATACTTCATCCTCGACACGCAAGAAAATGCTCTTCTGTGGTATATGGACAACCCTCAG AACCTGCCCAGTGGAGCGAGCTTTGTTGGCAGCCTGAAACTAACCTACATCTCTAAG GTGAGCGAAGCTACAGCAAAGCAaaagccaaagacagagttCTGTTTTG TCATCAATGCAGTTTCCCGGAGGTACTTCCTCCAAGCCAACGATGTGACTGACATGAGGGACTGGGTGGCTGCTCTCAACAAAGCCAGCAAGATAACC GTTCCTAAGTCTGGCCCTGCACCTCCAAGGTCCGATGTGTCCGCAGTCATCAGCGACACTCAGGGAGGGAAGAGACAGCACGCCTACAAGACTGAGATCATCGGCGGCGTGGTGGTGCACACTACCATCCAG AATGAGTGCGAAGAgacagaagggagagagaggaagggcaACCGGCCAGGCGTGCTGAGGTGCGGTTACTGTGTCAAACAGGGAAATGTG aggAAGAGCTGGAAAAGGAGGTTTTTCACCCTAGATGACAATGCAGTCAGTTACTACAAGTCTGAAATG GATAAGGAGCCTCTCCGAGCCGTTCCACTGAGGGACATTCAGAAGGTCCATGAATGTCTCGTCAAGTCAGG GGATCTCCTGCTGAGAGACAACCTGTTTGAGATCATCACCAGCTCCCGAACCTTCTACATTCAG ACAGACTCTCCGGAGGAGATGCATGGCTGGATCAGGGACGTTGAgatgaagatccaggacttcaGAGGTCCCCCTAAG ggtttttcatttaaacgtGCGTCCTCTCTCTATCGAAGTCCCAATGCCTCCTCAGCGCCTCGAGGCCAACAGAGTGATGAGCGCAGACCTCCACTGGTCAAGTCCTGCTCTGTGGCGCCGGGCTGGCAGCCCTGGACGCCTGTCCCTCCGTGTGAGCCTTCCATCCTGGATGCAGAGGATGAAGACAGTGCTTTCAGCTCTGTGCCCACCTtgccttctctctcctcttcctccacctcttcctccacctcctcctcctccaactCCCTCTCCGCCCCGATCCCTTGCCCCAATGCACCTCCAGCAGCTTCAATCAGCGGACTGGGGATCCTCACAGCGTCGGGAGATGTGGCCAGCGGGCGTCGGAGGCACCGCTCGCAGCCTCAGCCTCACACCGGCTGCAGCTTCCCCTTCAGCCTGGACGACGACAGCCTCCGCACCACGGACGTCTAA
- the si:ch211-113d22.2 gene encoding uncharacterized protein si:ch211-113d22.2 isoform X2, translated as MKTALVLLLLISLACHSHTLKCHTCVASNDDDCNRQGSTSCPQYADACSTITGPSTVMKSCTYKAFCDKAHGVSSGAKMDCCFGDDCNGPHRSHSHGDHHRNGAGAVASSPVLLITALLLRVAVSQL; from the exons ATGAAGACTGCCCTGGTCCTGCTGCTGCTCATCTCTCTGGCCTGCCACA GCCACACCCTCAAATGTCACACGTGCGTGGCGTCCAATGATGACGACTGTAATCGACAGGGCTCCACCTCCTGCCCTCAGTACGCTGACGCCTGCTCCACCATCACAGGACCCA GCACCGTGATGAAGTCGTGCACGTACAAGGCTTTCTGCGACAAGGCTCATGGCGTCAGCTCCGGAGCAAAGATGGACTGCTGTTTTGGCGACGACTGTAATGGGCCCCACCGGAGCCACAGCCATGGGGATCACCATCGCAACGGCGCAGGGGCTGTGGCCTCCAGCCCTGTCCTGCTGATCACGGCCCTGCTGCTGCGTGTGGCCGTCAGTCAGCTGTAA